The Candidatus Acidiferrales bacterium genome window below encodes:
- a CDS encoding STAS domain-containing protein has translation MTVSIRKAGPITIVDLAGALKLGESEQAFRQQVQELIDGGVRRMAINLASVPEMDSSGIGSLVRVYSQMKKCGGNCTFFAPTKRVSQLLKMVRLDSVLDIVEDEAAALTRN, from the coding sequence TTGACCGTCTCGATTCGTAAAGCAGGGCCGATTACCATTGTTGATCTCGCCGGTGCGCTCAAGCTCGGCGAGAGCGAGCAAGCGTTCCGCCAGCAAGTGCAGGAGTTGATCGACGGCGGAGTCCGCCGCATGGCTATTAACCTCGCCTCTGTGCCCGAGATGGATAGCTCCGGTATCGGCTCGCTCGTTCGCGTGTACAGCCAGATGAAGAAGTGTGGCGGGAACTGCACCTTCTTCGCGCCAACGAAACGCGTCTCTCAACTCCTTAAAATGGTGCGGCTCGATTCAGTCTTGGATATTGTCGAGGATGAAGCCGCAGCACTGACTCGCAACTGA
- a CDS encoding GAF domain-containing protein produces the protein MEPSSHLLDLATIFYACRDTETLLKTLAGRLGTSLDARAVIVWIAAWDNEGDDESETETISAKLQAAWFASGERFEPVANMVSEGVLVQVLESGEPLEFSSKSEDEDILAHLAESSRERVEAELYCPLPGPQRSAGVVEILNPRRGRFTPDELQYVREVSRLAGLALENCQDRERQVHEHLTTVERLTALYDISRIFNSTLEMEELLPVITEKIRDLLNASACNLWLVDAETNSLHAMQQAGEDPTLGEGAQCAIGEGVVGKAAQLGQPVLVEAASEDEMLAERRKNETEDFHLESVICSPLLKGEEVMGAIEVVNRIGGGAFSEEDLYFLSNISEQAAIAISNAKLLDAERKVSVLDALLGISREITSTLDLDHVLRTVVQQASTIIPFDRGVIGLFDRDRFLLGAVSGETEVPKTLEMDQFKGVLEWAARQESAVSVDRDDDGWRLDPPEAKESVAAFLENHGYAGFYALPLRDDQGAIGAIGLLSQQADFLDDDERETLAILGNQTAVAIRNAQLYQQVPLAGFLKPWAERKEKLFAAMPKARWIAWAWRGAIAAALLFIIPMPMRIGANATVVPAARRVVAAEAGGIVDRVMVHEGSKVKAGELLAALDSSADQLKLVQAQTALANAQRALADAEFRGDPSAAGQAHIEVQLHQAEVQFERTRVSEAMLLAPISGIVVTPKVEQKVGAMLKPGDAFCELVDPSEMAVEMSVRETDMPLLRDGIPVQIKLNALPLETLRGTVDRLGAVTRSENGEQFFVVRADFANSGLAARDGMVGSAKILAAGGWFSSGWFPLGYVIFRAPFRWAWESVWSWLP, from the coding sequence GTGGAACCTTCTTCCCACTTGCTTGACCTCGCGACTATTTTCTATGCCTGCCGTGACACAGAAACACTGCTGAAAACCCTTGCGGGGCGTTTAGGGACTTCCCTTGATGCGCGGGCCGTCATAGTGTGGATCGCCGCCTGGGACAACGAGGGCGATGATGAATCGGAAACCGAAACAATTTCCGCAAAACTCCAAGCAGCTTGGTTCGCTTCTGGGGAGCGTTTCGAGCCGGTTGCCAATATGGTTTCGGAAGGCGTACTCGTGCAGGTGCTCGAAAGTGGTGAACCGCTGGAATTCTCTTCGAAATCTGAAGACGAAGACATCTTGGCGCACTTGGCCGAATCGTCGCGCGAGCGCGTGGAGGCGGAGCTTTACTGTCCATTGCCGGGACCACAGCGTTCAGCCGGAGTCGTCGAGATTCTCAATCCGCGACGCGGCAGATTCACGCCCGACGAACTGCAGTATGTGCGAGAAGTGAGCCGCCTCGCAGGGCTCGCACTGGAAAATTGCCAGGACCGCGAACGACAAGTCCATGAGCATCTTACAACGGTCGAGCGTCTGACGGCGTTGTACGACATCAGCCGCATCTTTAATTCCACGCTTGAAATGGAAGAGTTGTTGCCCGTCATCACCGAGAAAATTCGTGACCTGTTGAATGCCTCCGCCTGCAACCTCTGGCTCGTAGATGCGGAGACGAACAGTCTTCACGCCATGCAGCAAGCCGGTGAGGACCCAACTCTGGGCGAAGGAGCACAGTGCGCGATCGGGGAAGGGGTGGTCGGCAAAGCGGCACAATTAGGTCAGCCAGTACTTGTGGAAGCTGCTTCTGAAGATGAAATGCTGGCAGAGCGGCGCAAGAATGAGACGGAAGACTTCCACTTGGAGTCGGTCATATGCTCGCCACTTCTCAAGGGCGAAGAAGTGATGGGCGCTATCGAAGTGGTCAACCGCATCGGCGGCGGTGCATTCTCGGAAGAAGATCTCTATTTTCTTTCCAACATTAGTGAGCAGGCTGCGATCGCGATAAGTAACGCCAAGCTGCTCGACGCTGAGCGTAAAGTGAGCGTTCTCGACGCGCTGCTGGGCATCAGCCGTGAGATTACCTCCACGCTGGATCTCGATCATGTGCTGCGCACGGTCGTGCAGCAGGCCTCCACGATCATCCCATTTGATCGCGGTGTGATCGGCCTTTTCGATCGCGATCGTTTCCTGCTGGGTGCGGTTTCCGGGGAAACCGAAGTACCGAAGACACTAGAAATGGACCAATTTAAGGGAGTCTTAGAATGGGCCGCGCGACAGGAAAGCGCTGTTTCCGTCGACCGCGATGATGATGGCTGGCGATTGGATCCGCCGGAAGCCAAAGAATCAGTAGCTGCGTTCTTGGAGAATCATGGATATGCGGGTTTTTATGCGCTGCCATTGCGAGACGATCAGGGAGCGATTGGAGCAATCGGACTGCTTAGCCAGCAGGCTGATTTTCTCGATGATGACGAACGGGAGACGCTGGCGATTCTCGGCAATCAGACGGCTGTAGCTATTCGAAACGCCCAGCTCTACCAACAAGTGCCGCTTGCCGGCTTCCTGAAACCATGGGCCGAACGCAAAGAAAAACTCTTTGCCGCGATGCCCAAAGCTCGCTGGATCGCATGGGCTTGGCGTGGTGCGATTGCTGCTGCGCTGCTTTTCATCATTCCGATGCCCATGCGCATAGGCGCAAATGCAACCGTGGTGCCGGCGGCCAGGCGCGTCGTCGCTGCCGAAGCTGGCGGGATCGTGGACCGCGTGATGGTCCATGAAGGCAGTAAGGTCAAGGCCGGAGAGTTGCTCGCGGCGCTCGATTCGAGCGCCGACCAGCTAAAGCTGGTGCAGGCGCAAACCGCACTCGCGAACGCCCAGCGCGCACTGGCGGATGCCGAATTTCGCGGAGATCCTTCTGCGGCTGGGCAAGCACACATCGAAGTGCAGCTGCATCAGGCGGAAGTCCAGTTCGAACGCACGCGCGTGAGCGAAGCCATGCTCCTCGCGCCCATATCCGGCATAGTGGTCACGCCCAAGGTAGAGCAGAAGGTGGGTGCGATGCTGAAGCCGGGAGATGCTTTCTGCGAACTGGTGGATCCAAGTGAGATGGCCGTCGAAATGAGCGTTCGCGAAACGGACATGCCGTTGCTGCGTGACGGGATCCCTGTGCAAATCAAGTTGAATGCGCTGCCGCTGGAAACACTTCGCGGTACCGTGGATCGTCTCGGTGCCGTAACACGTTCGGAAAATGGTGAGCAATTTTTCGTAGTTCGAGCCGACTTCGCCAATTCTGGGTTGGCCGCGCGCGACGGCATGGTAGGCAGCGCAAAGATCCTTGCCGCAGGTGGATGGTTTTCCTCTGGATGGTTTCCATTGGGATATGTGATTTTTCGTGCGCCCTTCCGCTGGGCTTGGGAGTCAGTCTGGTCATGGCTACCGTGA